In Arthrobacter sp. CDRTa11, one DNA window encodes the following:
- a CDS encoding DEAD/DEAH box helicase → MMVRDSWAGRTSPLSKFVAAETESALNAYRARPDLVREHSNIEAAISQGGYGRKQLNELVQNAADAIKEPGGRIRVVLTTNALYCANEGAPFTEAGFRTLMLSHSSEKRDDEIGRFGLGFKSVIQVTDEPRIFSRSGSVSWSQDQSRKLLENLYPGLTAYPILRLASPVDPDIEAAKDPVLSELFGWATTVVKLPLSGSVTWLSEEMKKFPEEFLLFSDKIGSLEFEDRAQSSSWTWTATRDGSRVSLYDGANSSEWLIFKHKHEVSPQAAIEAGSIVARQNVDVTWAVPLTGNQRRKMGRFWNYFPTQHETSLRGIVNAAFKMNEDRHSMLETLYNREILIRTLPRMVASALNDLRTPEDPALFLDILPSRDKESSSWADSVINKPIFEILPFAPCLPDRSGVLRRPSEIKVQPALEEATRLISLWDTWVPADRHWLHSSALRRESQVIRILKEANLKRASIEEWLEEVVAGAGLQDYENALQIAAMIDKSYTDYRPAMRRSRIVLMSDGSVQPPITSRVFLPMKVDDEAANVVSYELMHHGNANAYLRALDLQAQDGRGIVNRVASDVAGDYLDSELAGSLWKLTRSLSVPESLSILNERTEPTKILVRCRDHKWRTLGDVWVPGGLIPQTNIGDEHILVDDQFHAHDLALLRNLGARTSLPDSKMVRAGGTYDLWKGQEATRFSNESRNGPVGLSEAGIRFSQALTTDGLHLLADASAATRAKVTRTILGRAQYPTKVEFSSGFRAAETIDGPDLWWVKNHGAFETPLGLVDTKHCVGEIDGIPTDYLPFPGEEEAKALGLPTDTRKVQWSFVLSLAEQRLPILQLHELYGALAVLDVRPPKELLTPLSGGRNTRYLTSDVILAADLDSRDYLAETADAPVIYTGHPDLDEALAQNWGLKPVTVEFHTSARATPVEGETPESVKSKFPFLKRAASEVAVQTLCVPCTSVDEVRTNSFDSRAEATPKASYLQDGVLYYRAPQGDQALLTTILGAFGSKRATAQVMQTMRQLKKDDEAQARIGRVNKQKTDAGKIAELVGRETLRKLIPDAIMKMLDARELELTDERLFEIVSNLHGSSLLKVLKPALSEAGIETPDHFRGGRTAQEFVKELGFSPAMAGESIKKKPEREEFVGPVGLNPLHQYQETTSKKIVDLLTGGTKHSRGLVQLPTGAGKTRVAVESVIRDIKATPKEEHRLVIWVAQSEELCEQAIETWTYVWQAAGAPGERMAVSRLWGGNSAVREETKLHLVVATIQTLASIQQTRRSMYEWMSNPDLVIIDEAHGATATSYTPVLSWFGRSFTEKSRSLLGLSATPYRGTNEKETERLVARFGRNLIEPDEFSAENAHEYLQGMGVLAKVKHRELKGIELKLKDMRSATDEDSQSAMLEARIDLQHVADSKQRNEAILDHIKASETKGPTLVFAASVEHAEALAAVLSVEGVPAAAISGKTDLGHRRSIIEDFRNGKIRVLTNFDVLTQGFDAPKVDAVYVCRPTFSPNKYIQMIGRGLRGPLNGGSQEVLIVNVKDNLDQYGDKLAFTQLDYLWKDGS, encoded by the coding sequence ATGATGGTTCGGGATTCATGGGCGGGTAGGACGTCGCCGCTGAGCAAGTTCGTCGCGGCTGAAACTGAGAGCGCGCTGAATGCGTATCGCGCCCGCCCGGACCTCGTCCGAGAACACAGCAATATTGAGGCCGCCATCTCCCAAGGCGGCTACGGTCGCAAACAGCTAAACGAACTGGTCCAAAACGCTGCAGACGCCATTAAGGAACCCGGCGGACGCATCCGAGTTGTCCTGACAACGAATGCCCTTTATTGCGCGAACGAAGGGGCACCCTTTACCGAGGCAGGTTTCAGGACGCTGATGCTGTCTCACTCCTCTGAAAAGCGTGATGACGAGATCGGCCGTTTCGGGCTTGGCTTTAAATCAGTTATTCAGGTGACTGATGAACCACGGATATTTAGCCGCAGCGGCTCGGTTTCATGGAGCCAGGATCAAAGCCGAAAGCTCCTCGAAAACCTGTACCCGGGTCTGACTGCCTATCCCATTCTTCGCTTAGCCTCGCCTGTGGACCCCGACATCGAGGCCGCCAAGGACCCCGTCCTCTCTGAGCTATTTGGATGGGCGACCACGGTGGTCAAGCTTCCCCTGAGTGGCAGCGTCACCTGGCTCTCGGAGGAAATGAAGAAGTTTCCCGAGGAGTTCCTGCTCTTCTCGGACAAAATTGGTTCCCTTGAATTTGAGGACAGGGCCCAAAGCTCTTCCTGGACGTGGACAGCAACACGCGACGGCAGCCGTGTCAGCCTCTATGACGGCGCCAACAGTAGCGAATGGCTGATATTCAAACACAAGCACGAAGTCAGCCCTCAAGCTGCGATCGAGGCCGGAAGCATCGTTGCGCGACAAAATGTCGACGTGACTTGGGCTGTCCCGTTGACAGGCAACCAGCGGCGCAAGATGGGTCGATTCTGGAACTACTTCCCGACTCAGCACGAGACTTCGCTTCGCGGCATCGTTAACGCGGCCTTCAAAATGAACGAAGACCGCCATAGCATGCTGGAGACCCTCTACAACCGGGAAATTCTAATCCGGACGCTTCCCCGTATGGTGGCAAGCGCCCTAAACGACCTCAGGACACCAGAAGATCCAGCTCTCTTTCTGGACATTCTGCCGTCGCGTGACAAGGAGTCAAGTTCGTGGGCCGACTCCGTTATCAACAAACCCATTTTTGAAATTCTGCCATTCGCACCCTGTCTGCCGGACAGATCAGGCGTACTCAGGCGCCCCAGTGAAATCAAAGTACAACCAGCACTGGAAGAAGCCACTCGACTCATCTCTCTGTGGGACACATGGGTGCCAGCGGACCGGCACTGGCTACACTCGTCAGCCTTGCGGCGGGAATCCCAGGTAATACGCATCTTGAAGGAAGCGAATCTCAAGCGCGCATCCATCGAGGAGTGGCTGGAAGAAGTTGTCGCAGGTGCAGGGCTCCAGGATTATGAAAACGCCCTACAGATCGCAGCGATGATCGACAAGTCTTACACCGACTACCGGCCCGCAATGCGACGAAGCCGGATTGTGCTCATGTCAGATGGCAGCGTCCAACCGCCAATCACCTCGAGAGTATTTCTGCCCATGAAGGTGGATGACGAGGCAGCCAATGTTGTGTCTTACGAGCTTATGCATCATGGGAATGCGAACGCTTACCTTCGGGCCCTTGATCTCCAGGCGCAAGACGGCAGAGGTATCGTCAATCGTGTCGCGAGCGACGTCGCGGGAGACTATCTAGACTCAGAACTAGCTGGATCCCTTTGGAAATTAACCCGGTCGCTGTCCGTTCCGGAAAGTCTCTCCATACTTAATGAGAGGACAGAACCGACAAAAATTCTCGTTCGTTGCCGCGATCACAAGTGGCGCACGCTCGGTGATGTCTGGGTGCCGGGTGGTCTGATTCCCCAGACCAATATCGGGGATGAGCACATTCTAGTAGACGATCAGTTCCACGCCCACGACCTCGCCCTTCTGAGAAATCTTGGTGCACGAACGTCACTTCCGGACTCGAAGATGGTCCGCGCCGGGGGCACCTACGATTTGTGGAAAGGGCAAGAGGCAACCCGTTTTTCAAATGAGTCCCGGAACGGACCCGTCGGTCTTTCCGAAGCGGGGATCCGCTTTAGCCAGGCTTTGACTACAGATGGTCTCCACCTGTTGGCGGATGCGTCTGCAGCCACCCGAGCAAAGGTTACGAGAACAATTTTGGGCCGGGCGCAGTACCCGACAAAAGTTGAGTTCAGCAGCGGCTTTAGAGCCGCTGAAACAATCGACGGGCCGGACCTTTGGTGGGTTAAAAACCACGGCGCTTTTGAAACCCCTCTCGGCTTAGTGGACACCAAGCACTGCGTGGGCGAAATCGATGGGATTCCCACAGACTACTTGCCATTTCCCGGTGAGGAGGAAGCCAAGGCGTTGGGACTGCCCACCGATACACGCAAGGTCCAATGGAGTTTCGTCCTTTCGTTGGCAGAACAGCGGCTGCCCATTCTCCAGTTGCACGAACTCTATGGCGCGCTAGCCGTCCTCGATGTGCGTCCACCGAAGGAACTTCTAACCCCTCTCAGCGGAGGGCGAAACACACGCTACCTGACGTCTGATGTAATTTTGGCTGCGGATCTCGACTCCCGCGACTATCTGGCTGAAACAGCGGACGCGCCCGTCATATACACCGGTCATCCAGATTTGGACGAAGCGCTAGCCCAGAACTGGGGGCTCAAACCGGTCACAGTCGAGTTCCATACCTCAGCCCGCGCTACGCCTGTAGAAGGGGAGACACCCGAAAGCGTTAAGTCGAAGTTTCCGTTCCTTAAACGCGCAGCAAGTGAAGTTGCCGTCCAGACCCTATGCGTTCCTTGCACTTCCGTAGACGAAGTCCGAACGAACAGCTTCGACTCGCGCGCGGAAGCTACGCCCAAAGCGTCCTACCTCCAGGATGGTGTCCTCTACTACCGGGCCCCGCAGGGTGACCAGGCGTTGCTCACAACAATTCTCGGTGCCTTCGGCAGTAAACGCGCGACAGCGCAGGTCATGCAGACAATGCGGCAGCTCAAAAAGGACGACGAAGCCCAAGCTCGAATTGGACGAGTCAACAAACAAAAGACTGATGCCGGAAAGATCGCCGAACTTGTTGGTCGTGAGACCCTTCGAAAGCTAATTCCAGACGCGATCATGAAGATGCTGGATGCCCGTGAACTCGAGCTCACCGACGAACGCTTGTTCGAAATCGTCAGCAATTTGCACGGCAGCAGCCTCCTCAAAGTGCTCAAGCCTGCCCTGTCTGAAGCTGGCATTGAAACTCCTGATCACTTCCGCGGTGGGCGCACGGCCCAAGAGTTCGTCAAAGAGCTCGGGTTTTCCCCCGCAATGGCCGGTGAATCCATCAAGAAGAAGCCGGAGCGCGAGGAGTTCGTTGGACCGGTGGGTTTGAACCCTCTTCACCAGTACCAGGAAACAACCAGTAAGAAGATCGTTGACCTCCTCACCGGGGGCACAAAGCACAGCCGCGGTCTGGTTCAATTGCCCACGGGTGCTGGCAAGACTCGCGTGGCAGTTGAATCCGTAATCCGGGATATCAAAGCCACGCCAAAGGAGGAACACCGCCTCGTCATCTGGGTAGCTCAATCCGAAGAACTCTGCGAGCAGGCCATCGAAACCTGGACCTACGTGTGGCAGGCGGCGGGAGCTCCCGGCGAGCGGATGGCCGTGAGTAGGCTCTGGGGTGGCAACAGCGCTGTCCGAGAGGAGACCAAACTTCACCTTGTCGTGGCAACCATTCAAACGCTCGCCAGCATCCAACAGACCCGTCGCTCAATGTACGAATGGATGTCTAACCCTGACCTGGTCATCATTGATGAAGCCCATGGGGCGACCGCAACGTCTTACACTCCGGTTCTCTCCTGGTTCGGCCGCTCATTCACCGAAAAGTCCCGGTCGCTGCTCGGTCTTTCAGCCACACCGTATCGGGGCACGAACGAGAAGGAGACTGAGCGGCTCGTTGCCCGATTCGGACGAAACCTTATCGAGCCGGATGAGTTCAGCGCAGAAAACGCCCACGAGTATCTCCAGGGTATGGGCGTTCTGGCCAAGGTCAAGCATCGCGAGCTGAAGGGTATCGAGCTCAAGCTGAAAGACATGCGCTCGGCCACGGACGAGGATTCGCAAAGTGCAATGCTCGAAGCCCGGATCGACCTGCAGCACGTAGCGGACAGCAAGCAGCGCAACGAAGCGATCCTCGACCATATCAAGGCTTCTGAGACGAAGGGGCCCACCCTGGTCTTCGCTGCTTCAGTGGAACACGCCGAAGCTCTCGCAGCTGTCCTGTCCGTTGAGGGCGTTCCTGCAGCGGCCATCTCGGGAAAAACGGACTTGGGCCACCGACGCTCCATAATCGAGGATTTTCGCAACGGAAAGATCCGCGTGCTCACCAACTTCGACGTGCTTACCCAAGGTTTCGACGCACCCAAGGTCGACGCCGTATACGTTTGCCGGCCTACGTTCTCGCCGAACAAATACATCCAGATGATCGGCCGCGGGCTCCGGGGACCGCTCAACGGCGGAAGCCAAGAGGTCCTCATAGTCAACGTCAAGGACAACTTAGACCAGTACGGCGACAAGCTTGCGTTTACCCAGCTCGACTACCTGTGGAAAGACGGTTCGTAG
- a CDS encoding DNA cytosine methyltransferase: MSRDPVSKSAPYARKKTPNSITVLDLFSGAGGLTQGFYAASPRFVTERAVEFEPAAAASFAATFGDKVYPGPIQDWLGNEAVPEVDVVIGGPPCQGFSQLGKQDPDDVRNQLWRPYAEALRRAKPKYFIVENVPAFSKSQQLQDFRDATGPEGLIRDYDFQWHVLNAADYGAPQARKRAILIGHHRDLPFPGFPMPSHVGRHRTVRQALKGVMSRVSETKLPERTTQYAGRTFTGSFQTSELHLGRDYAELSLNRFVNIPAGGNRFDLPKNLKAACWLKHESGSGDVMGRMHWDKPSVTVRTEFFKPEKGRYLHPVEHRAITHLEAAKLQGFPDDRLWVGSKTAIAKQIGNAVPTALGRAIAAQLLQHF; encoded by the coding sequence ATGAGTAGAGATCCTGTTAGCAAGTCCGCACCCTACGCACGAAAGAAGACCCCCAACTCCATCACCGTGTTGGACCTCTTCTCGGGAGCCGGCGGACTCACTCAGGGGTTCTATGCCGCCTCTCCTCGATTCGTTACCGAACGCGCCGTGGAGTTCGAACCGGCGGCGGCGGCATCGTTCGCGGCAACCTTTGGCGACAAAGTTTACCCAGGACCGATTCAGGACTGGCTAGGGAACGAAGCTGTTCCCGAGGTAGATGTTGTCATTGGTGGACCGCCGTGCCAGGGGTTCTCGCAGCTTGGCAAGCAAGACCCGGACGATGTTAGGAACCAACTCTGGCGCCCGTACGCTGAGGCGCTTCGCCGGGCGAAGCCGAAATATTTCATCGTCGAAAACGTTCCAGCCTTCAGCAAGTCCCAGCAGCTTCAGGACTTCCGGGATGCTACCGGTCCGGAAGGGCTCATCCGGGACTACGACTTCCAATGGCACGTCCTCAACGCAGCGGACTATGGCGCACCGCAAGCACGTAAGAGAGCAATTCTGATTGGTCACCACCGGGACTTGCCCTTCCCCGGCTTTCCGATGCCCTCACATGTAGGTCGTCATCGTACAGTCCGGCAAGCACTCAAAGGCGTGATGTCGCGGGTATCCGAGACGAAGCTTCCGGAGCGCACAACACAGTACGCCGGTAGGACCTTCACGGGATCATTTCAAACGTCCGAGCTTCATCTTGGCCGTGACTACGCAGAACTGTCGTTGAACAGGTTTGTTAACATTCCCGCAGGCGGCAACCGGTTCGATCTGCCCAAAAACCTCAAAGCAGCCTGCTGGCTGAAGCACGAATCTGGCTCCGGGGATGTCATGGGCCGAATGCATTGGGATAAGCCTTCAGTCACCGTCAGAACCGAATTTTTCAAGCCAGAAAAAGGCCGATATCTTCACCCCGTCGAACACCGTGCCATCACCCACCTTGAAGCCGCAAAGCTCCAGGGCTTCCCGGACGATCGACTGTGGGTCGGGTCCAAGACCGCGATCGCCAAGCAGATCGGCAACGCAGTTCCGACAGCCCTTGGACGCGCCATTGCGGCTCAACTGCTGCAACATTTCTAG
- a CDS encoding DUF262 domain-containing protein yields the protein MDLKADKKSLKALLSIEEQQFRIPPYQRPYSWTFEQVDDLWGDLLENARSGHFLGSIVMTTEDEDRPLVIDGQQRLTTLMLLLAALRDECFARGMTKDVQRIEKRLTADDLAEGDAYFKFKTGSANWPVFRDFVLRGPHDPQRKLLDEESSLQKEVRSRNRPLLANLRRLRGHLAGHLQSLPHNEGSAWLRSFEKNLMEKVEIVVIEVRDLADAFLLFETLNDRGLQLSAADLLKSHVLGQIAKNSSDEDVDAASTDWDKMLESLGTQVDVSRFLRHYLLATVPSVRKEEVFGHFKTLVASRGATWVLDDLLVSATYYGEFETPSKVTYEPARRVLTDLQTLRARSCYIALLPARRYLSETDFVEFARLAEVVTFRYSSVVGLGTNDIERRYRDAAQLLVESEGGRVEDARSLLIGGIPDSEQFLASFQTLKMGRQYLLRYTLQRIEETLSYNKEQQLKDSSSVHIEHIMPQTLSADWRDDLGENVDLHSDYVNRWGNLTLLFSGLNIPASNKSFADKKTHYAESQVTLTTALTNIPSWGVDEIEERQRWLGQLSDQVWPKPPSADRSLREVPTGTVAHFQAELGPLWEHVEPYCIETTSEELMQLSELLPAHLLGHPVHGETGTGLARRVEVLLADWDNFDAAQRRIARGVTTYFLATDDAISDDRPDGLDDDETVISTAERILLS from the coding sequence GTGGACTTGAAGGCTGATAAGAAGTCACTGAAGGCATTGCTATCAATAGAAGAGCAGCAGTTCCGCATACCGCCTTACCAGCGCCCCTACTCGTGGACTTTCGAGCAAGTTGACGACTTGTGGGGGGACCTGCTGGAGAACGCTCGGTCCGGTCATTTCCTTGGATCGATAGTTATGACCACAGAGGATGAAGATCGCCCTCTTGTCATCGACGGACAGCAGCGCTTAACGACTCTGATGCTATTGCTTGCTGCCCTACGCGATGAATGCTTCGCCCGTGGCATGACTAAAGATGTGCAGCGGATCGAAAAGCGGCTGACTGCAGATGACCTGGCCGAGGGTGACGCATACTTCAAGTTCAAAACCGGCTCCGCCAACTGGCCAGTCTTTCGCGACTTCGTGTTGAGGGGTCCCCACGATCCTCAGCGAAAGCTCCTGGACGAGGAATCTTCTTTACAAAAGGAAGTGCGCTCGCGGAACAGACCACTTCTGGCCAACTTGAGGAGACTGCGAGGTCATCTCGCCGGACATCTCCAGTCTCTGCCACATAATGAAGGTTCAGCTTGGCTGCGGTCGTTTGAAAAGAACCTGATGGAGAAGGTTGAGATCGTAGTAATCGAAGTTCGCGACCTCGCTGACGCCTTCCTGCTATTCGAAACTCTCAATGACAGAGGCTTGCAGTTGTCGGCAGCAGACCTTCTAAAGAGCCACGTTCTGGGCCAGATCGCCAAGAACTCATCGGACGAAGACGTGGACGCTGCCTCCACGGACTGGGACAAAATGCTCGAGAGCCTTGGCACCCAGGTCGATGTGAGTCGCTTCTTGAGACACTATCTTTTGGCTACGGTGCCCTCTGTCCGAAAAGAGGAAGTCTTCGGACATTTCAAGACACTGGTTGCGAGCAGGGGCGCGACCTGGGTCTTGGATGATCTTTTAGTTTCCGCCACCTATTACGGCGAATTTGAGACGCCAAGCAAAGTTACCTATGAACCAGCTCGAAGGGTACTCACCGATCTTCAAACTCTTCGCGCTAGGTCTTGCTATATCGCACTATTGCCTGCGCGGCGCTACCTGTCCGAAACGGACTTCGTCGAGTTCGCTCGGCTCGCCGAGGTCGTAACTTTCCGATACAGCAGCGTGGTGGGGCTCGGCACAAACGACATAGAAAGGCGGTATAGAGACGCCGCTCAGCTGCTCGTTGAAAGTGAGGGTGGCCGGGTGGAGGACGCTCGGTCTCTTCTCATCGGGGGCATCCCCGATAGCGAACAGTTCCTTGCTTCGTTCCAGACCCTCAAAATGGGCAGACAATATCTCTTGCGATATACCCTGCAGCGCATAGAGGAGACGCTCTCCTACAACAAGGAACAACAGTTAAAGGACTCCAGCTCGGTCCACATCGAGCACATAATGCCACAGACGCTATCCGCAGACTGGCGGGACGACTTGGGCGAAAACGTTGATCTGCATTCCGACTACGTGAACCGCTGGGGAAATCTGACTCTCCTATTTTCCGGGCTGAACATTCCTGCGAGCAATAAGAGTTTTGCCGACAAGAAGACGCATTACGCTGAATCTCAAGTGACTTTGACCACTGCACTCACGAACATTCCCAGTTGGGGAGTTGACGAGATCGAGGAGCGGCAGCGCTGGCTCGGTCAGTTATCAGATCAAGTCTGGCCCAAGCCCCCCTCTGCCGACCGGTCACTCCGAGAAGTCCCTACGGGCACGGTGGCACACTTCCAAGCCGAGCTAGGTCCACTCTGGGAACACGTCGAGCCGTACTGCATTGAGACAACTAGCGAAGAGCTAATGCAGCTCTCCGAACTATTGCCCGCCCATTTACTGGGCCACCCTGTCCACGGGGAAACCGGGACAGGGCTGGCCCGTCGTGTTGAAGTGCTGCTAGCGGACTGGGACAACTTTGACGCAGCTCAAAGGAGAATAGCGAGGGGCGTCACAACGTACTTTCTCGCGACAGATGACGCGATCTCGGACGACCGGCCCGACGGGTTGGACGACGATGAAACAGTCATCAGCACGGCAGAGAGGATCCTGCTCAGTTGA
- a CDS encoding DUF4230 domain-containing protein, protein MIGKLLKGVALVVAGALVAVALTGLGVVNMFGSNPFQVSRTDRSQPVLLKSVQELSQYNAALGNFELVLDIEDDVAWMPDIIAGQRTLFVAAGTVNTYIDLSGLADKDLALSADGKSVMVRLPEPKLDKPNLNFDRSYIYDQDRGIFDRIVDAFETPAQTEIYKLAETKMATAAEESDLRKQATENTKSMLTGMFGSLGIQITFDDA, encoded by the coding sequence ATGATCGGCAAGCTGTTGAAGGGTGTCGCGCTGGTTGTGGCTGGTGCGCTCGTGGCGGTGGCGCTGACCGGGCTCGGTGTCGTGAACATGTTCGGTTCCAACCCGTTCCAAGTGAGTCGGACCGACCGTAGCCAGCCCGTGCTTCTGAAATCTGTACAGGAATTGAGCCAGTACAACGCTGCACTAGGCAACTTTGAGCTCGTCCTCGATATCGAGGACGACGTCGCGTGGATGCCCGACATCATCGCCGGTCAGCGGACATTGTTTGTCGCCGCGGGCACCGTTAATACTTACATCGACCTTTCCGGCCTCGCCGATAAGGATCTGGCGCTATCCGCAGACGGCAAGTCGGTGATGGTGCGGCTGCCCGAGCCGAAACTCGACAAGCCCAACCTCAACTTTGACCGGTCGTACATCTACGATCAGGACCGCGGCATTTTCGACCGGATCGTCGATGCTTTTGAGACGCCCGCGCAGACAGAGATCTACAAGCTCGCCGAAACCAAGATGGCCACTGCCGCGGAGGAATCAGACCTCCGGAAGCAGGCCACCGAGAACACCAAGTCGATGCTTACCGGCATGTTCGGCTCGCTCGGAATCCAGATCACCTTCGACGACGCTTAG
- a CDS encoding DUF6994 family protein yields MRITDNLGVSNNELQKVNTSPCADGCVRAPTCRADGMHGMTACVDTTFDFHWDTPDGKDPDKYSQKLLEYHQLLWNKELPCGERFDLRPEPGAYLVHRSAVGVFFLASEAFTTRLRGKAAGVIRGILAEDLPEYIGYTVGSTLVFPGNRIGRKMTINGARGFHPRIADRPDLTLECIRRHYLGELPNPLAEPLARYEAFFALFETFSGYVDFFLLQDLLKDDGKTVDFFHPLGNFRAKDAVPSDEKEYLSYLRCSNDFISARNRRIDAWQKEVAATLHCP; encoded by the coding sequence ATGCGCATCACGGACAATTTGGGGGTCTCCAACAATGAATTACAAAAGGTCAATACCAGCCCTTGCGCTGACGGCTGCGTTCGGGCTCCTACGTGTCGAGCAGACGGGATGCACGGAATGACCGCCTGCGTTGACACCACCTTCGACTTCCACTGGGATACTCCGGACGGCAAGGACCCTGATAAATACAGCCAGAAACTGCTCGAGTACCACCAGCTGCTGTGGAACAAGGAGTTGCCCTGCGGTGAACGGTTCGATCTGAGACCCGAGCCCGGCGCTTATCTCGTGCACCGATCCGCCGTGGGTGTGTTCTTCCTCGCCAGCGAGGCCTTCACCACCAGGCTGCGCGGCAAGGCGGCGGGAGTCATACGAGGGATTTTGGCCGAGGACCTGCCTGAGTACATCGGCTACACGGTCGGAAGCACTCTTGTGTTCCCGGGCAACAGGATCGGCAGAAAGATGACAATCAATGGTGCGCGCGGATTCCACCCCAGAATCGCCGATCGCCCCGACCTGACCCTGGAGTGCATCCGTCGCCACTATCTTGGTGAGCTGCCGAACCCCCTTGCGGAGCCCCTAGCACGGTACGAGGCTTTCTTCGCCCTGTTCGAGACCTTCAGCGGGTACGTCGACTTCTTCCTGCTGCAGGATCTCCTAAAGGATGACGGCAAGACCGTCGACTTTTTCCACCCGCTCGGCAATTTCAGAGCAAAGGACGCCGTTCCGAGTGACGAGAAGGAGTACCTCAGCTACCTACGATGCAGCAACGATTTCATCAGCGCACGCAATCGCAGGATCGACGCATGGCAAAAGGAAGTAGCTGCGACACTGCACTGCCCGTGA
- a CDS encoding hemerythrin domain-containing protein, translated as MTDFFTMQPGETAAPLPPGPVLCQGTAGMRRIHRFFLWAYDEAPGLVRSAAAGDTARAAYVGDVLGNFDKVLHMHHEGEDQSMYPQLAERAPACALHVAQMLEQHRQVTDRLQGIEPVRLRWMETADAKAGRELAERYEDLKTVLNVHLRREVTEVMPVVDRVLTEKELQEGAKHGIDQLDRKFLVGYLGMVLSTNPPQDQKEMLKDIPAPVRLGYRLVGRRMYRKQYATLFPGRPIPKTL; from the coding sequence ATGACTGATTTCTTCACCATGCAGCCCGGCGAGACCGCAGCGCCGCTGCCACCGGGACCCGTCCTGTGTCAGGGAACGGCAGGCATGCGGCGCATCCACCGCTTTTTCCTCTGGGCGTACGACGAGGCGCCGGGACTGGTGCGCTCCGCCGCAGCCGGCGACACCGCCCGTGCCGCTTATGTGGGCGACGTGCTGGGGAACTTCGACAAGGTGCTCCATATGCACCATGAGGGCGAGGACCAGAGCATGTACCCGCAGCTCGCGGAAAGGGCGCCGGCGTGTGCGTTGCACGTAGCGCAGATGCTTGAGCAGCACCGGCAGGTGACGGACCGGCTCCAGGGCATCGAGCCGGTCCGGCTTCGCTGGATGGAGACCGCAGACGCAAAAGCCGGCCGGGAACTCGCTGAGCGCTACGAGGACTTAAAGACTGTTCTCAACGTTCACCTGCGCCGCGAAGTCACCGAGGTGATGCCCGTCGTGGACAGGGTGCTGACCGAGAAGGAATTGCAGGAGGGCGCGAAGCACGGGATCGATCAGCTCGACAGGAAGTTCCTGGTCGGCTACCTCGGGATGGTGTTGTCCACGAATCCACCACAAGACCAGAAGGAAATGTTAAAGGACATCCCCGCACCGGTCCGCCTTGGCTACCGCCTCGTGGGTCGCAGGATGTACCGAAAACAGTACGCGACACTCTTCCCGGGGCGCCCGATTCCCAAGACGCTGTAG